In Haloarchaeobius litoreus, the following are encoded in one genomic region:
- a CDS encoding long-chain-fatty-acid--CoA ligase, whose product MHKPLLVTDFLDRARRHYADETAVVATTGERYTYDEFGERADRFSAFLQSVGVEEGDRVAVLDPNTHYQLEAAYGTMQVGAVHTPLNYRLTADDYAYILADAGVTAIYADHEYAHRVEEIRDEVPTETFVTNDADAVDGDWRSFDDELDAAGTGYDRPEMSEDDVVTINYTSGTTGDPKGVCRTHRAETLHSYLVTAHQDISDDDVYLWTLPMFHVNGWGHIYSITGNGATHVCTRGVDAESVFDAIQTEDVSYLCAAPTVLNMLMNYYDDHDGDVRTAGTNPVRAATAGAAPPESTLRTVEGEFGWTLMHVYGATETGPLITTSHSPRHLAGKSDDERFELMKRQGIGYLGTEVRVVDEDGADVPRDGSTIGEIVVRGNQVMDRYWNKPEATEEAFSERREGYYHMGDLATWDEDGFVAIQDRKKDIIISGGENISTIELEDVLYDHPEIAKAAVIPAPSEQWGETPKAVVVPTADATIDPDDVKAFVADRVANFKRITRVEFVDQLPETATGKVQKYELREREWEDEESMVGQG is encoded by the coding sequence ATGCACAAACCGCTCCTGGTGACCGACTTCCTCGACCGAGCCCGAAGACACTACGCAGACGAGACGGCCGTCGTGGCGACGACGGGCGAGCGCTACACGTACGACGAGTTCGGCGAGCGCGCCGACCGGTTCTCGGCGTTCCTCCAGTCCGTCGGCGTGGAGGAGGGCGACCGCGTCGCCGTCCTCGACCCCAACACGCACTACCAGCTCGAGGCCGCCTACGGGACGATGCAGGTCGGCGCGGTCCACACACCGCTGAACTACCGGCTGACCGCCGACGACTACGCCTACATCCTCGCTGACGCCGGGGTGACGGCCATCTACGCCGACCACGAGTACGCCCACCGCGTCGAGGAGATCCGCGACGAGGTGCCGACCGAGACCTTCGTGACGAACGACGCCGACGCCGTCGACGGCGACTGGCGGTCCTTCGACGACGAACTCGACGCGGCCGGGACCGGCTACGACCGCCCCGAGATGAGCGAGGACGACGTGGTGACGATCAACTACACCTCGGGCACGACGGGCGACCCGAAGGGGGTCTGTCGCACCCACCGCGCAGAGACACTTCACTCCTACCTCGTCACGGCCCACCAGGACATCTCCGACGACGACGTCTACCTCTGGACGCTGCCGATGTTCCACGTCAACGGCTGGGGCCACATCTACTCCATCACCGGCAACGGGGCGACGCACGTCTGCACGCGCGGCGTCGACGCCGAGTCCGTCTTCGACGCCATCCAGACCGAGGACGTGAGCTACCTCTGTGCCGCGCCGACGGTGCTCAACATGCTGATGAACTACTACGACGACCACGACGGCGACGTCAGGACGGCGGGGACGAACCCCGTCCGGGCCGCGACCGCCGGTGCCGCCCCGCCCGAATCCACCCTCCGGACCGTCGAGGGCGAGTTCGGTTGGACGCTGATGCACGTCTACGGCGCGACGGAGACCGGCCCGCTCATCACCACCTCGCACTCGCCCCGGCACCTCGCCGGCAAGAGCGACGACGAGCGGTTCGAACTGATGAAGCGACAGGGAATCGGGTACCTCGGCACCGAGGTCCGCGTCGTCGACGAGGACGGCGCGGACGTGCCCCGCGATGGCTCGACCATCGGCGAGATCGTCGTCCGCGGCAACCAGGTGATGGACCGCTACTGGAACAAACCCGAGGCGACCGAGGAGGCGTTCTCCGAGCGCCGCGAGGGATACTACCACATGGGCGACCTCGCGACGTGGGACGAGGACGGCTTCGTCGCCATCCAGGACCGCAAGAAGGACATCATCATCTCCGGCGGCGAGAACATCTCGACCATCGAGCTGGAGGACGTGCTCTACGACCACCCCGAGATAGCGAAGGCCGCCGTCATCCCCGCACCGAGCGAGCAGTGGGGCGAGACGCCGAAGGCGGTCGTCGTCCCGACCGCCGACGCCACCATCGACCCCGACGACGTGAAGGCGTTCGTCGCCGACCGCGTCGCGAACTTCAAGCGCATCACCCGCGTCGAGTTCGTCGACCAGCTCCCCGAGACCGCGACCGGGAAGGTCCAGAAGTACGAGCTCCGCGAGCGCGAGTGGGAGGACGAGGAGTCGATGGTCGGGCAGGGGTGA